The following nucleotide sequence is from Chaetodon auriga isolate fChaAug3 chromosome 19, fChaAug3.hap1, whole genome shotgun sequence.
TGGCGTGTGAGCCCGGCTAAAACTCTCTTTCTGTGCATGTCCGCGACGTCGGCAGTGGTGCAAACTCTGGGGCCAACTGTTAACCATGATTCACTGGCTGCAGTCACGTTGACAGCCACCTGTTCCTGCTCTGAGCAACAGCTTCATCCTGTTTTTGCAGAGTCCCTGGCAGAATACAAGAAGTCTGGCAGAAACTACTCCTGCAGGCATAAACTGGACACAAGTGTGtgcactgtcacactgtcagattAATGAGATGATGTGCAAGTACCTCCCAGCACATGGAGACTAAAAAATATCATGATGCATTCTTGACTTACATTACTTGCCTGAATGGATCACTAGTcatatacacatgcatgcacacacacacacacacacacacacacacacacacacacacacacacacaaaaagcccCCACAGTCATAAGTCCAGTCTTGTGACAGGGAGAAGTGGGCGTGTTGTATTATCACAGGAGACCTCAACTTCCTCATCAggctcctctccctcactgacTGTTATAAAATAAGGAAATTGACCTACGAGCCGCGTTCCTATTCTTTCAGAGTCAATCGTGCCTGCAATTCACCGAGAGAGAGCTTTGTAGCGCAGGAAAAGTTGGAGGATGTGCCATCTTAAACACACCCAGTCATCAAGACAGACGCTGCACATTAAGTTTCCACTTTCTGGAGCAAAATACCCCTAAAATTGCTGAGAGAACACTTTGGAGACCCATAAGCAGCGACTTGCTGTTGAGGCCTGTTGAGCCACCCACTCCCCTGAGCGGAGGATGAGAAGTACATTGCGTCTTTACAGCCAACAGTTGGCGAGCTATCATCTGGCTCGGGACAGTGAGTCCTCATTTGGCCCCCCCTTCTGTGTGGGGGAGGGCATCTGGAGTTTCCTTTGGCATGTCTcacccagagagagacagaaagagaaagagagagattgtTTAGGAGGGTGTTTTTCAGAACATTAAGGTAAGACTTTAACAATAGGAGGACATTTGGCCCATCCTCACTTTTCAAGGTTTATTCGATTTGGACTCTGGTTTAGGCTCAACATGAGACTCACGATTGGGTTGAGGTTGGGTCAACTTAAGGCTAAAGGTTGACGGTCTCACATTGCTCACCGCGTTTGAGCTTTGCCAGCAAAAgctcaggtaaaaaaaaaatcaggtggACTCATCCCGGTACAGCTCAGTGAAGAGCtatttagcttttttaaaaGCCATGTTTTGCATCAACTATAGGATTTAACCTCAGCTAAGATTACAAGAGTGCCCGCAAAATATCAGGCCAGGGGGACAAACTTTGGATGAAAATCTTGCACATGGCGGTTGTGCACAATCCAAGTTTTTGCCACAGAAGTAAGGACTAGTAGGAGGAAGTAGCAGCAATACAGTGGTACACACCCTAATGTTTGGCTACCATTGGAGGAGGAGTTAATAAAGATGGATGGGTGTGCTCGTTATGGGATCCTCAAACttaatgtgtgtatatgttggTTTTTCTGTGTATCCTTGCAGGCATGAGTTTCTGACTGTGCCGTGCCATGACATTTAACTGTCTCTTTGCAACTCAGGCTTGAGTATTTCTGTAGGCCCAATGGAGTGAGTTGGCACAGTTACGTCTATTGTACCCCTGGAACTGTAGAGAGACACATCAGGGACAGCAGAGCCACATTAATCTGTGTATAAAAACGGTGACTAATAGGTCTGTGTTATATGGGAAATTTCATATTTCAATTTCAGCtatcaaatcaaataaaggCAACAAAATGCCATAAAGAAGTCAGACATTTGACCAGTTTATAGAACAATCTGTGGCAGCAATAATGGACAAGCTGTCTCAGGGTGCTTCAGCAAGCCCTGCGTCTTGCTCATATCACCCTAAAACCTGTCTACTacacgttcacacacatacatgaatgcAACAATGAATTATAAGTGGATGCATGGacccacacatgcactcacacacctccACAGAGCATGTGTTGGACCTGAAGCAGAGGAATCTGGAGTAATACGAGGCCCCCAGGCTCCTTCTCACTGTCACCGTGACCCCAAAATTAGAACATTccatatagtgtgtgtgtgtgtgtgtctgtgtgtgtgcaagcatgtgAGAGAGTCTGCAAGAATATGCACATAACCATTTATGACGTCACTGGATCGGTAAACCCAGGCTGGTGTTTTCACCAGAGACAAAGATTTATGAAATCAAGACAACTGTGAAAAAACTCCTCAACAGCTGAGTTACTGCCACTCATGAAGTAAATCAGCACAGAgcaataaacacataaatgattATAGCCTCATTCTGTGATTTAAAACACCCCTTGTGTAATCACTTCGGCAATTTACTCATTTTGAGAAACATGTGCACCAAGTGTTCACACACTGTTTTAATGAGCCCGTGTTGGTATTttcaaaaaactgaaatatttctcaTGACTcacttttcttcactttcagaAACGTGCTGCTGACCTTTTCAATTCCTCCCCAACTATGTCTTGCATGCCCCACTCAGCCCCCTGAATTATAACCACAATTTTAACATAAACGCACTTGTGCAGCGTTCAACACAGCCTTCTGGAAACAACATGGTGGGTACAGCACAACAAGACTCAAACTTCACACCCACCATActgttgaaattaaaaaaaaaactgagccaCCGTATCATCAGTTTAAAGTCaagcaaaaaaagaagaatgtaAACCGAGCCTGAGGGAAACACTTCACTCTTTATCTTAAAATACATGCAAGTGAGACAAATTAAACCAGATTGTGTGTATATGAACAAAAACTTTTCTACTCCAGCTGCTCAGGAAGCTGCACCTGTCAGctgtaaaatgaaagcaatGCTTGTAACCACAGCAAGCAGGTAAATGATGAAGAGAAGGTTAAACTTTAACACTGAGAGCTGATGAAGCTTGTTAATCTTCTCAAACACTCAACAGGCACACAAACTCAAGTTTATAGCACTCTGGAAAGTACAAGCAACACACCCGCAGTCCATATTACATAAAATCCCATCATAGAGTGGCATTATCTCACGCATCGTTTTGAATTTTCTGCATGGAAATGCTATGCTAAACTGAAGCTAAACCATCTAGTTTTCCTGTACTATTTGAAAACACTTCATTCCATTATTCATTGCAGGGTTACTACAGTTGTTTCAGCACGTCTGCTCCGTTGTTTTCAAGTGTACAGTGGGGATATGTGGGTCTCtgtgattatttattcattatgcCTGTCATCACAGTGTGTGGGGGTAGTTTCTGGATGGCGGCAGGGCAACCATACAGCGCTCGAGCTGCTGTTttatacagcacatacagtataggCCTACTTTATTGCCCCTGTGAGATGTCTCTGTGGTGTCAAGAGCAAGCAAGACTTATGCAATCTTAGTCAACCATCAGGTTGTTGCAGCCATGGATAATATTGTCAGAATATCAGGTTGCTCCCAGTTGCAAATCAGCAGGTTATAGTTGCCTCCAACATGACAGGCTGCTGCACACTTAAACTTTATGATGGCAGTGCTGCATTTCAGACTGAAGGCTCCAGCAAATAATAAGCAACACCTGAACTtggaagctgctctgctgtggctcaggagtCACTTTAAGAGCAAAAGTGATGCTCCACTATAAATTTCACATTTGTGCAAATTCCTATCATCATGCACGGGAGGTAACATCACTCAGTCTCCACCATTGCAGCAGCATATCTACAGTTTCACGTTGCTTTACAGCAATGACTGCCTCAACTCTTTCTAGAAAACCCTGGTTTGCATTCGTAGCTGGCTATGAGCTATGGGCCCATATTTCAATACAATCAGCCTTCTTATAGTCTTCCATCAGCACCAGTTGCAGAAATTAGTGATGAGCTTGTAGCCGAATAGTTCGAGAAATAATGTTATGATTTCTGAAATCTGTAGCTGCGAAGCCAtccatcattttcagctgaggacaacaataacaacagtcCAATTCTGGGATCAAAATGTCAAAGGCTGTGCACAAATCAAACACCTCGATTTGAGGAGCAGGAGAAAGTAGCGCGCACCTCTGGATAAGTCACTTACCTCACGCGCTACACCAGAGCCCCAGAATAAACATATTCATCCACAGAAGCGCATCAAAATAatagtgattaaaaaaaaaaaaaaaaaaaaaaaaaaaaaatcttcatcaGTCGCAAAACAACCGCAGCAGCCAGGCCAGGGAGATCATTCGTGATGCGAGAGCGATGTGAAACTGCATTTCAGAGCATTTTTAAAGGCAGGTCCCTTGGTCCAGCTGTGATCCTCTGCCCCCCTTTCCGACACTCTATGACGGACACGTTCGCTCAGGTACAGTGAGCCACACACTCTGGGTTTGACAAaccagagctgagaggagatgGTGGTATCGCTCCGCCGGTGATGGTGCCTGAACTGCGCCTCACACTCACCACCAGCACCGGGCTGCAGCACcggcagagagctgctgcaccCCGCTCCGCATCATACTCCGCCCGAGACGCGGTTCTGGTAACCCACCGACGGCTCAGCAGAAACGCTTGTGCGTGAATAGTCGCAGCAGCGTGGGGCactattttaatgttgtgagcAAGGATAAAAAGATGTAAAGGGGCAAGCCGGAACAAGCCGCTTTTCGAGGCGTGGGCTGCCTTGTTTTAAAGGAACAGACcgagaggcagagcagcagaggatgcGCTTCGACAAGTGGGTCTGTCAAGAGGAAGTTCACACGcatgcaaacgcacacaggCCCCGCTCGTGTTTTTGCAGCCTGGCGTTTACAGAAGTGGAGGAGCAGAAGCAAAAAACATGCCCAAGCTCACTTTGCATTGCATTATTAAGTGTTTAtaagagctgcaatgattaatcgattactTGTTAAAAATTAATCACCAAATAGTTTTATGATTTATAAAGAAATGTAGAATGTATCAAGAAAAAAGTCTAAATTCTCAGATTGCAGGCTCTTTTTATGGAAAACAATCCTGCAGGCCTACaaacatgttattttgttttgggAGAGTCTTTTTATAGCCTGTGCTGGTCAGTTGTATAGGACACTGAATTATGTTGATGAACGTAGCCTACTGAGGCTAATCCCATTAGCTGGATAGCTTCATCCTGCACATTATAATGGACTTAGTCCAGCATCTCAATGACAGGCTCATTGGCCATGTATGCTTACCtccagtgtttttaattgtATCACACTGTAGTAATAACTCTGACTTAAGACCTACTATTATGATACATGCTGGAGGGCCATTCTGtgctaaattacatttttaagatgTTATATACTTCCTGTATGCAGAATTAAAGCAAATTAAGTGTGATATCCACAGCCTCATTGTCATGACCAGACGATCTTAATGAGATACGTGCTTTAAGGCACAATGTGTTATTTCTGCAGCATGACGGAGGGACACTGAGTCCACAGGAATGTTCCTGCTCAACAACATATAAGATGGGACATCTTTTGCATCCCATCTGCACAGCACTGTTGAAGCGAGCCATTTGTCCATGCAGCAGGCTGTTGGCTTGACAAAGTTACTTTAGTTAGTGAAATTTGAACAGGCACCTGTCTCTGTGGTAACGAGTGGTGCATTTGGCACTGTAAGGAACTCAAACTCACTTGCATAACAAGTCTGGGTAGCATTAGTGTAAGTTAAACAGAAATTGAAACCTTCctatctgtgtgttttacttgagtgagttttatttatatgtaaCGCACTTTGCGGAGCTGTTGGCATCATCAGAGAGGCGTTCATGATAAAGGTCAGCACACTCTTACATGATGCTGCAGTAAACGCACAAAGTAATGTTTAACATCTCGCCATCACAATACCACAGCGCCACAGTGTTCAAGAAAACTTGACCCTAATAGTTAGGCTGTTCTGATGTATATGCATGAGGCACTGACACTGTATGGAAAGATACAtcttccctgtctgtgtgtgacggTGGCTGCAGGTTTTATGCTTCATCAACACGATGTGGAAATAACCAGTCGAGCAACTTGACAGCTGCAAGCAGTAACTTCAAAGTGTTTGTTCATTCAAAGTCATTTGAGGCCTTGGAAAGCAGTGTTTTCTAAATGACAGCCTTAAACCACATGCATTCAGTGAGTGATGCATTTGAGTTTGTTTGACAGCCTTTGCCGTCAAAAGCGAGCAGTCTTTGCAATCTGTCATATATGCATACTTTATGTGTGTGATATAAACACCAGTTTGGATGTTTTACATTCTGACAACCAGCAGAGAGTCATCTGCTCTACACTCACACggttacacacattcacacctgtgcAGCCGCCATCTCATCTGTTGACGCTGAGCAGCTTGCCTCCTGGAGtgggacgggacgggacggggggggggggggggcggggttGAGGGCCTTGCTCAAAGACATTTAATTGGTGGATATCAAGGAGGTGCAAGTGCTActttttcatcttcatcctgcCACCAGCCGCCAACATCCACGTAAACTAACTTCTCGGTACAGTCATACAGATATGTGGTATATTTAGAGGTTTGAATTATCATAAGAACAAAGAAGATGTGTTTTctcaatatttgtttttatcactttttttcattcctgtttCTGAATCCACCACTACTCCTCCATCTTCCCACttcccttcatcctcctcatatTTTATACCTCTAGTCTCTCATTCATAATGGAGGTGCCCCAAATCCATGCTGCatgtactgtttgtgtgtgtgtgtgtgtgtgtgtgtgtgtgtgtgtgtgtgtgtgtgtgtgtgtgtgtgtttatgtgtgcaacTGTGTGCAAATTCTTCAACATgccaacatcacacacaaagaatggctccaaaaatgacaaatgaggaAACTGTTCTGAGGAAGATATAAGCATCTCTTTCAATGGAAGGCAGATATACCACATGTGCTTTGGCATAAAATATAGTGTGTTTCTATGTAGTCTCCGTCTTCCttggtcacacacacaagcgcataCATTCACACTATATTCTGTACTGAATACACACCCCataatgtgttcattatttGCGCATAGACTCACAAATTTTAAGTCAGTGGAGCCTTGGATGCCCTGAGGAGAGCAACAACTATTGTTCCATTCACTGAGATGAGTGACAACTACATTTCTAGGCCAAAAGGATAAAagaaggagacaaggagagatgTGAAGGGAGAGACTGGTGCGAGAGAGCATGGAAACCCTCTCAGCCATGAGGGAGAACCCACTCACTTATAACATAATGCTCAGCGAGCTGCACAAAATTCCAGTCGGGTCAAATGGAGAGGCAAGGGTTGTCTGTGAAGCTCAGTCTCAGTTTAATATAGGCAATATCTATCTTACAGTATGCAGTCAAGCCAAGAAATAATCTTTTAGAAtagaaatgcattttatttcttttattgaGTAAACAAAGTTTCCTCCAGAATTTGTTGCAGCGCTTCCAGCAATCTTTCACTGCACTTTCAATATGcacaacattttctttcttatgGTTCACATATACATTATAGCTTATCATCTTGATAAAGCAGACTAATCTTCGGTTGTAGAGGTGATAGAGGCCCACATTTAGTTGGCTGTACACACTATAAAGGCTGGAGCACTCTCAAAGGTGCTGGAAACAATGGCAAACTCAACCCTATATGAGGCTACATTCACTGTTGTACATGGCAGATGATATAACATCATTAATTTGGTGCATTGCATGCCTCAGAACTTAATCCAACGCATTGTACCTGTGGAGATCAAGACACACTGCAGAAGGTGCAGAAGGACCCCTTCTCCATCAGCCAGTTGTTACAGTGCAAATGCATTAACTCAGTGTGATGGCAGACACTTGTGTAGCAGAGTGGGAACTTCTGTACATTGagattttattcaaatgtttgtgaaacacaaaataatgcatttcTTTATTACTAAACTTTATTGCCTTCCAAGTCCACAGCCTCCTCGAGCATGTTTTGCAGGGTGCTTTTACCATGAATGTCCTTTAGGTGGCGCCTGAGACCTGGCTTGTGAGCAAAGTGCACAGCACAGTAGTTACACTTATGAGGCTTGTTCCCTGTGTGCAGATTGAGATGGTCTCTCAGTGTGGCCTTCTGGGAAAAAGTCTTGTGGCACAGCGGGCACCGAAAAGGCTTGACACCACTGTGGACACGTATGTGGTGGGTCAAGTTACTCTTCTGTTGAAAGCCTCTCCCACAGACCAAGCATAAGTACTGCCTGTGCTCCTTCAGGTGGCCCTCATAGCTCTCCAGGTGCTGGAAGACTCTGTCACACCTCCTGCACAGGTACGGCCTTTGCACCAATATGCCATCTGTGTCTTCTGTCAACTCATCTGCAGAACAACGGCTCTTTGGCAGATGTGCTCCAGATAGGCAAAACAGATTGGAGTCCAGCTCTCCACGTTCTTCCAATTGAGCTGCCAGtaaaaacatttccttttcatctctttgctCTTCCCCTGCCTGTTTATCTTGGTTGTGGGAGTTGTCCACCAACTCTCCATGTTGACTCGAACTTCCTCTGGCTGGAGAGGATATATTATCTTGGACAGCTGTAGGAGGGTGCAGCTTACATTTTTGGGCATCTGTAATGTGGTGATCTTGATGGatttctccatcttcctctgacTGGAGACAACATGCTGCATCTTCAGATAGGTCTACGTTTGCTATAACCACCCTCCTCTCGCCCTCCTCTTGGCCGACCCTCGACTTGGATTGAACCACGACCACTTGCCCCTCCTCTGAGCTTGCTTCCTGGACGCTGGTGATGAGCAGGGCTGCATCCCTTTCCTCTTGATTTTTGAGGCTGTCTGGCTGATGaatcttcatttcctctgagtgTCTCTCCAGTTTTAGGAAAGCCAGTGTGGGACTGAGGTACTGGGAAACGGCCTTGGCACATTTCTCGACAACCTGAGTCATCTGAAGCGCACTGGCTGCAGTCAGGTAGCTCACCAGCTCTCTCAGAGGGACCTTCAGTAATGGATATTTCAAGGAAACCAATGAGAAGAGTGAATTAAtcaaaagaaaaccaacaaacagtACATGTCAAACTTCCACTTGCACaatttaaacacacacgcaaGAACAGAAATACAACCACTGAGCAAAGTCATCTCAGTCACCTTTATCTTTAACTTTCATATCACGAAACACCCACTCCTTTGTTGTTGTACATTACATTTGTTCCTTAGTTCTGTTTTGGTACTCTACCTATTGATGTGGTTCTTATACACTAACATTCTGACAATGTGATGTGCAGCAATTTCATCCTTATTGTACAATACAACAGCTGCAAAATAGTTTAGAACTGGGGTATATTTGGCAATATGACTACATTCTGGatattctgctctgtttttactgttcagAGAAGCAATGTGTAATGTATGACACCTCTAAGAGCCCGGTGTAGCAGGACAGGAGAAGTCTCTTTCCGACCTCCACACTGGAAACTACACCCACACTCAGCTCAGCCAGACCTTCGTGGAGCAGGAACTGGTCACGGAGGAAGTCTGAGGAAGCCGCAAGCACCACTCTGTGACCGTGGAAGTGGAGAGGCTGGACAGTGGCACCTCGTGGACTCCTGAGGACGAGTGTGACATCACAAAAGCGCTGCTCCTCTCTCAGAGCGTTAATTTTACTGAGGATGGAGTCTCCGTGGGTGGGGAAACGAAACTGTAGTGTGTCAGAGGAGCTTGACATGACGATCTGTTTGGATTTAAAATTATATTTGGTGTGCAGTTTGTTAAAGTGTGAAGACAGAAAagctgtgagctgcagagaTCAAATTAAATTGATTAGGAGCAGCTTTTTCTGCTACTTCTA
It contains:
- the LOC143338374 gene encoding zinc finger and BTB domain-containing protein 6-like; the encoded protein is MSSSSDTLQFRFPTHGDSILSKINALREEQRFCDVTLVLRSPRGATVQPLHFHGHRVVLAASSDFLRDQFLLHEGLAELSVGVVSSVEVGKRLLLSCYTGLLEVPLRELVSYLTAASALQMTQVVEKCAKAVSQYLSPTLAFLKLERHSEEMKIHQPDSLKNQEERDAALLITSVQEASSEEGQVVVVQSKSRVGQEEGERRVVIANVDLSEDAACCLQSEEDGEIHQDHHITDAQKCKLHPPTAVQDNISSPARGSSSQHGELVDNSHNQDKQAGEEQRDEKEMFLLAAQLEERGELDSNLFCLSGAHLPKSRCSADELTEDTDGILVQRPYLCRRCDRVFQHLESYEGHLKEHRQYLCLVCGRGFQQKSNLTHHIRVHSGVKPFRCPLCHKTFSQKATLRDHLNLHTGNKPHKCNYCAVHFAHKPGLRRHLKDIHGKSTLQNMLEEAVDLEGNKV